The Elaeis guineensis isolate ETL-2024a chromosome 5, EG11, whole genome shotgun sequence DNA segment TTCATCCAGGTGCGAAGGgaattgatttttttcttcttcttttttttttttttcctggttagGAACCACCACAGCATGAAGAAAGAATTGTCGGTCCAAAAGGTCTTGCCTGAGGACAAGCACAACAGGAcgagatctaaaagaaaaaaCTTTGATATACTGAAGGAAAGGCAACTTTTTTCCGTACAATATTGTGAAGCCTCTCTGGAATGGTGGGAAATTTCTTGGTTCTAAAAGGTTTCAGATGACTTAGGTAACTCAGTGGGACCCATCTTGCTTAtcgaattaatttttgattgtgtagtctctcaataagaagaaCCATAAGGAAGTAGTTATTTGAGTTAAATTAGTAGATAAAATAGATCAAAGAAGTCGGCCAGGAAGTTAAGGGGAGGATGCAGAGTGAAATGGCCCAAAAACCTTTGTTATCAGATGTGATAAACTGCTGTAACACTTCAGTGATGCAAGCATTCAGTAGAAATTTGCCTAAATAATCAATTGTTATTTCTAAATGAAGCAATTTTGCCAATTAGATAAGTGCGATAGTAAATCATTTTAATATCTTAATTCTTTTAGTTTCAACATTCttgagtttcttttttttttttttttttttttttttgtgattctgTATTTTGTTGGACCAATTATGTTGCCATAAGGCTTCTTAAAACATCTTGCTGTTGTAATTAATAGGTGGATTTCCAAGACAATTTTCATTCAATAAATAGGACTTATATTTATATGAGCCTTTCTGGTTTTTCTCTTTTTGTTACTTCTAATCTTCTTGAAATCAAAAAGCATGACTATTTAAGAGTGTTGTAAATATTCGATAAAAGAAAAATTGTGAATATGATCCAACATGAAGTCCTTTCTCTAACATTTCCCTTTCAAAGTTTCATACAAAAGGGACCATGCTTGGGCACTTAAAATTGGTTTAACTACAAATTTAGCTACATCTAATATCCATATGAGTCTATTATAGCATCCTTTCTCAAAAACTAACTGTTTCATTATTACATGGGGCTCTACGTACCATTCTTTCATCCTTTCTTAGTGATATTATTCGCATCATGGCAAATCAATTTGTAGATAAgactagatttttatttttttgaatttttgttgaCTCAAATCATTGTCTATGTGATTGCTAATTAATGTAATTAATCAATGACTATCCATGCATCTACAAAAGAGTGATTAATCTATATACCACATTGCATAGGCAGGTTGGTGTTTCGAACGAGTGAACTACTACGCCATACATTGGGGGCAATTGTTTCTTATTGCTCTCAAAATATTTTCACTTGCAAAAGGACCTTCTGCTCTAATATGTTACTAATGGTTTATAGTTCATGTAATATTTGCTGTTGCTTCCTTAGTTTCATCATCTAACTTTAATTAATTTACATCATTGTGTAGACTCAAAAAATAAGGTGCAAAAGATGAATGATTGCCAATATAGCAAGCATGGACTCGGGTTGTAGGATTGTATCTAAGGGTGGTGATTTATGATCGGACCCATGAATGATCTCCTTTAAATAGGTTTGGGTTTAACATAAATGAGCTTGAGTCATAAAAATGGATTGtctatttagatctatttattaaatagattatatTCAAATTTAGACTTTcaacccatttaatctgtttTAACTCGTTTGATAATTGGATTGGATCATAACCTGTTTTAGACctatttgatatatttaatttgtttaaaataTACTTAATCTATTTATGACCTATTTAACATGTATAATTCATTTAAGCTAACATGACATATTTAATAAATGAATTTTATTGGTTGGATCGGattatttgtttaataaataaattaggttcacatctgaattttttattCGTTCAATAAACAGGTTGgatttggattgataaattttttatccgatCGACATTCTAAGCAATCAAACCTGATTGCCATCTCTAGTTATATCTTTGCTTGAAAGAATAAttgatctttttattttcatattggACTGCATAATAGCTATTATGAAGCCTGTGCAAGTAGATGAAAGAGAGAGTTTGAAGTATTTTGAGATATATACAAGATATGCTCCAATAGTTGATGTtaggaaaaaagaagatcaatcattcttttcgCACAAAAAATACAATCTGAACCCTGCAACCATTACATGTTAAATAATGCAATTGTAGTAGAGAGTAGCGCAAGCATTACAGTTTCAAACATGAGGCCTTCCAACTACTTCGCCATCTGAACTCCCTCTACCTCATGTCCTTTCCCTGCCCTCCCCTCTTATATCCTTCCCCTCCTCCTTTCCACTCCCTTTCCATCCTCCTCTGGCCTCACTTACCCTCTACCCATCAACAAACCATGAGGCCAGGAAATGCCCTCCTCCTCCTGCTTGCGAGCTCCTCCTCTCTCCTTCCCCTCGTCTCCCCCGTCAGCATTCCTGATTTCCGCCCCTTCCACCCTCGTAAACCCCTTCCCCCCGTCAACCCTCTCATCATCCCCTTCTGCAACAAGACCGACTATCCCAAAATATGCATCAACTCGGCTCGCTATTTTAGCCATGAGTTTCCATCTATTGATATCACCAACATGTTCAACATCATGGCTAGGGCTCTTAAAGATCGCATCAGATTCATTCAAGAGAAGGCTCTCGCCATGTCCATCAACCAAAAGGATGCTTCGGTGCGTGGGAGCATTAACGAGTGTATCATTCTGTACAACAATGCACTTGATGACTTGAGCACAGCGATGGTGGGATTCGTGACACGCGACAAAGGGATGTTCGAGACCAAACTCAACTCGGTGATCACAATATTCAAGACTTGCAACAAAGTCTTCAATGGGAATCCccatctgctgttgaaggaggatgAGAGGTTAATAAAGATGGCGAGCAACAGCATCGCCATCGGTAAATTATCCTTTTAAGGAAGAGTAAGGTAGGAAAGCTGTTTCTATCTGTGTGCTTTTAATTCTTTCACGCATCTTTTTAGTGCTTcatttatttatacatatttatatatatgtaattAAAGAGATGGAAAGAAATGCTTGGAGTTTATAAGATTATGAGTTGAAGAAGTGGATCATAGGTGGGCTTTCGTTGCATTCTATTTTCTTGTTTAATTTCCTCCATTATTTAAATTGCAAGGGTTATGGGTGTTTGCGGAGTATAGGAGGACAATTGCTTCCCATAACCATAATTTTTCTCCTACATCAATCAATGTATAAGTCGATATGTATAAGTGTTGATAATTTTCATTAGCCTTTTGATTCTCCAAATAACTGTTTGTGTTGATTATATTAGCATGAAAAATACAATaaatttctcatattttattatgatatggtatgaattttttatattctttGTTTGGAGTCAGGCATCGAcattgttaattttggactcatgTTGCACCCTTGGTTTGCAGAGGACATTGCCCAAGAACCGATCTCTTGCATGGGTAGATCAATAGTTATGATGGGACAAATTCAAATGTGTCATGTTTTGTAGCAGCAACATTTGAATTTTTATGGGCATTTAAAAGGTTGTCAAGCTTGAATTATGGATCAAGATAGTGGACATGTTATGAAGAGTAGTTATGAGATCCTAGCTGCTTGGACATAGATATACCAAAATATGGGTGGGTTAAGTGGATGTTTAGTGTCATACTCATTTACATCAAGTTCTTGCACTGAAGATAGTGATAGGATGGTCCTTCTTTCTTTCTCCATCCCCTAAACAAACTAACTAAAATGCTCCTGCAAATGGATTGTCACGTTGAAGACAAGCAACCACAACTACTACTTGGAGCCCGTGGATTGAGAATTAAATCTTCTTGTTGATGTTCTTAAGTGTGAATATTTTGAGATGCATGAATGAGGATGATCATGCTTGCTCCTGCCTAATCATGCATCTCAAAGTATGCTTGTGTGGGCATGCATACATGAAAATCATGAAACAGACCTAATTTGACTTGGTTTAATTGTTCATTTAGTCGCTGCTTGAGTTTTTGAGCTGAGGTGGTTACAGGGCATCTTTTCTTTGGATTTTGCTAGGATACTTTTTATAATCTATgtaaggtaattttttttttaaattttttcttgccATATATTGTAGAATGAATAGTCCTGGTGTCTTTTATGGTAACTAGCTATAGTTGCTAGAAGGTCCAAATGTGCATGACAAGAACCATAATTTGGACAAAAATCCAATGGTTATAATTCATATGATATCTATAGTAACTATTATAATTTGATCAatattcaagagttatatttGATCCAGACGATAGTTTAATCTATTCTACATCTGTTCAAAAGGTAGGCAGCTTGTCCAAGCTTAGACCATTTTAGACAGACCCCAGCCTGATTTTTAAGCCCAATAGGCTGGGTCTGGCTCGAGTTACATCAACCAAGCCCAAGCTAGATTATTTGTAAAAGATATATAATTAGATATAGGCGTCGATCCtgattttcatttttcttttttttggatggaGAGAGGTGGGGGTTGTGTGGGTAACTTGTGCAGGTTTAATCTTTTCAAATGATAGTCAACATCAATAGGACATCAGGAGATAAGAGGAGTGGACGGCGATCGAGCGTCAGGAGAGGAAGTCGAGAGAGAGACAAGCGAGagattgaataagagagaggaaagagggagaGAATACAGAGAGGGGCAGAGTAATTAGTAGTAAGATAGATAATTTGTTAGGAGCAGATTGAGGTAAATCTTGAATACCTATTAATAACCAACAGATAGGTTGAGTCttcatttttttaatcaaaaaaatttaaaaagtagatTGAGGTAAATTTTGATAATAATCAACAGATAGGTTGAGTCTCCACTTTTTTGATCAAAAAGAATTTAACGAAGCATCATGACAATCCTCTTTtctttatatcagatctaatttttttcgACGATAATCAGTATCAATAGGACATCTGGATAGAAAGTCACGGAGGGAGTGGGGAGTGGACATTAGGGAGGAAGTTGAGTTAGAGTATGAGAGGGTGGGCaggggaggagagagaaaaagcaGAGTGGGGGGATCTTTTATGCATTTAGAGTAATAAGCAAGCATCAGGAGAGGAAGCCATTAAGAGATAAGGGGAGTGGATGATGATCAGGCATTAGGAGAGAAACTCGAGTGTGAGGATTTGTGTAGATGTATATTTAGTTCCATATTGATTATTCGCTAGAAAAATCTTGAGCactcatacaagatcaagaaaatcaaataatatttatcgactagtctttttggatgaagtcctggATTATTATAATGGCATCAAAGTAGATCTGCTCCATAATTTGTGAACTAGAGAATACTGCAGTA contains these protein-coding regions:
- the LOC105045023 gene encoding uncharacterized protein, producing the protein MRPGNALLLLLASSSSLLPLVSPVSIPDFRPFHPRKPLPPVNPLIIPFCNKTDYPKICINSARYFSHEFPSIDITNMFNIMARALKDRIRFIQEKALAMSINQKDASVRGSINECIILYNNALDDLSTAMVGFVTRDKGMFETKLNSVITIFKTCNKVFNGNPHLLLKEDERLIKMASNSIAIGKLSF